The DNA region AGTTTTTTCATGCTtctgaagagaaaaggaaaatctgaatgttttagtacattgtttacattcatagggtttctctccactatgagttATTTCATGCCTCCGAAGAGAactggaagaactgaatgttttagtacattgtttacattcataaggtttctctccactgtgagttctttcatgttcccGAAGATTACTGGATCgcctgaatgttttcctacattgtttacattcatagggtttcactccactgtgagttctttcatgtcttcGAAGATGACTAGAATaacggaatgttttactacactgtttacattcgtagggtttctctccactgtgagttctctcATGTCTCCGAAGAAGACTGggttgcctgaatgttttactacattgtttacatccaTAGGGTTTCTCTCTGCTGTGAGTTTTTTCATGATTCCGAAGATATTTGGATGtaatgaatgctttactacattgtttacatccatagagtttctctccactgtggattgtttcatgtgtccgaagataaCTGgcacaactgaatgttttactacattgtttgcaTTCATATGACTTCTCTCCACAGTGAGTTCTTTCATGGAAACGAAGAATTCCGAAACAACTGAATGTTTCACTACAATTTTTACAATGATatggcttctctccactgtgcattCTTTCATGTTCTCGAAGATTACTGGAtcgcctgaatgttttactacattgtttacattcatagggtttctctccactgtgagtttgtTCATGTCTTCGAAGATTACTAGATCGCCTGAATGTTttattacattgtttacattcatagggtttctcgcCATTGTGAGTTCGTTCATGATCCTGTAGAGAACTGCATCggttgaatgttttactacattgtttacattcatagggtttctctccactgtgaatcctttcatgCTTCCGAAGATAACTGGAACaactaaatgttttactacattgtttacattcgtaAGATTTCTCTCCAATGTTAATTTTCTGATTTTGAAGATGACTAGAATAAGTGAATACTTTGTTGTTTAATTCACATTCTtgaggtttttgacttctttttttggcTCCAGTGATACTGATTATATTACTGTAAAACAATGAGAAATTATTTAATGAGatatgaacaaacaaaaacaaagctcaATTTTATTATGAAAATGCAGGTCATTAACAATAAAAAGTCATAAATATCAATATTATTTGACTTAAAATGTTTATCCTGATAAAAGGCTCTCACAGATGAAAGTAAAGCAAATCTCTAAGAAAAAGTTGGGAAACACTAAATTTGCTTCTATAATGCACATATGCATTAAGCTACAACTAATCATAACTTTATAGATGTTCTGTATTTAATTGAACTACCTTTtgttaataacaagttttgtctTTGTGTTGAAATTTGATTGAAATCACTGATTATTTTTAATGACTATCTCTAAAATCATGAAATTATAGATATTCATATATAGGACATATGCTTAGTGTTTTCAAATATACTACTTTGTAATCACTGAGTTTCTATgcctttaaaattttcatttacttaCTATATGGGAGAAAGATTTTTCcctgaagtggagaaaggagttaATTTTGTATACCAatatggtacatgtgttgccagtgaTTCAAATGAGAACTTCAGGCATATATGTCAAATCTGTCACTATTTCAGTTACATGGCCATCTACTCTATAACTTATTAGTAGCATCATTTTTGATGAATTAGTTTAAGAATTTGATTATAAATTTTGTTTAACTAACGAGACTATATTATAGTGTGAGCCAAGTAACTCAAATATATTAAAGAGCATACACTTAAGAAACCaaagttttgggagtcaggcggtagcgcagtgggttaagcgcaggcggcgcaaagtgcaaggatcctggtttgagtccctggctccccacctgaaggggagtcacttcacaggtggtgcagcaggtctgcaggtgtctatctttctcccccccattttcttctcctctctccatttctctctgtcctatttaacaatgactacatcatcatcaacaacaataactacaataataaaacaacaaaggcaactaaagggaataaacaaatattaaaaaaaaaagaaaccaaagtgCTCATTCACACAGGGAAACTACACAGGCAGCAAATCTCAGTGCAATTCACAGTAGCTTCTGGGTGGGACAATATTTTTTACTATGACTGTGACTCAAACCTTTGTTTACTTCCTTGGTGGTTATGCTGCTCTTCTGTAGAATGGTCTCCTTGCAATTTttctaaaaatacaaaaatattagaaattatacaATTATATTGGGTTTTTGGTTTATCATTAGTCTTAATCACAATCTTGCCCTGTTCACTTAACAGTGATTCCATTTACATTGGTGGACAAAAAAAGATTGGTCTTCTACTTGACAAATTAATGAATATTATAATTACCTATTGAGAGAAAGTTCATAAAGGTTTcccacatcacatctctgtagagtttcttctctgaagggtttaatagtgcccactcctcttgagtgaatatcacagttacatcttcataggtcactgagcactaaaatatattcattgtatttatatgagAAAACACTTTATACTCATAGCTTATTAGCCATCCAGTTTTTACTTTATGAAGCTGATGATTGTATCATCTCCAAACATATCTTTGGTGACTTGATCAGCAAATACCTCACATCATAGAGAGTGATACGATGATTGCTACAGTGATTACAGCTTTGGATTTTttagcatgagctcctgagtccAGTCCCTGGCATGTCATGTGACACAGTGACGCTACTGTTAAATGAACTTGAGAGGCTGGAGAAACAGGCCCAAGAGGAACAGAGTCAGGTCTGCAAGAGGAACTGGTGAACAACTTAATTTGTTTTCCTGTTCATGTTTTTATCACTGAAGCTTTATTGATacatggtatcttttttttttccccaggtagaaaaagagaaacaggaaagacaccccagcactgaagctccaatgtggtggggcctGGATTAAATGATGACTATGAATATGGGAAAGTAGCTAATAGTTTgagggagctattttgctggccatgGACCATATTATGTTTACAATTACATTTATGTATCAGTGAAAGAGATATACAGGGGGAGAcagaacaatgctcagctctggtttctggtgatgCAGTAGAACCTCAGACATTAACGTTTTCTGCATGataattatgttgtcttcccaaaTACACTGTCTTCCTCAAAGAAGTCAGTCGTCCTACTGGGACTGGAGTAAGGAGAGAGCATTGCTTGCTGTAAGCAGACTCAAGGTTCTAGCTCCATAAAAGAActgtcagggagttgggctgtagcttcATAAGGGAGCTttcaaactatatattttttccatattatATCACTTTTACATAATGGCTGGGAATACTGACTTCAGGTCCTCATTTATGGTAAACCGTCTTCTATGGATTGAGCTGTCTTTAGTTCTTTTATTTCTAGGCTTAGTGTGACAAACTGGAATTTTTCAAATGAGTAAACCTGAACAGGGAAACTACTCATTTTGTAGATCATTGCCTTTGAGTGCCTAAACTTTATTGTTTTATCCCAAACATGTACTAAAATGGTGTTATGGGatctatctcaatctctctcctctccctccctccctatgtcATGTGAAATTATGATTAATATGTAATAAAATGAaacttaattttgttttaatgagaaggaCTGGGGACTATAGGATATATACAGGATTTTTAGGCTTTAAGCCTCAAAGGCTTTAGGTTAAATTCCCTGGTTTTAGAGCTAAAAGGAGTTATGAGAGCACTTCCTCAAAGGAAGTTAGTAAATAttgaaagaaagtaataaaaaccctttaaaataaaataacttggaggccaggtggtaaatGTGAGACACAAGACTCTGCCACCACAGGATCACTTCCAAATAAATGCACACACCTATTGTCCAGAATTGGATCCTAAAGTAGCAGCATATATTTGTGAAAAAGAACATACTTcccaaagaataaaataaataaaatatatgaataatatGAGATAAAAGGAGATCACTACTAgtaagggaatccttggattaacTCTATAAATATGATGGGTAGttttattcttaactctgacactgtcttcaaaaacagtatttttagtccatctccatgttagctatcaagctcaagaaaaaGTTACTCAAGTCTTGGGCAGGtacaaacatacctaaaatacttTGTAGCTTCTTTACACTttgaaatccctattctcatatgCTATATTCCTACTTTCTCATTTCCACTTATTAGAcattttctcctgctttatatcttacttcctttcagatgccaagttgcaggtgctataaTGATTCCATTCTGAGTCGCCTGGGCAACCAACCTCACTAATATGCTCCATAACcttccctctccagagccctacccctgccattgaaagatagaaagagactggAGATATGGATCAAAAAACTGCCAATgttccacaaataaataaataacagccaACCAATATAtgggaccttgggagaaccactgcagtttccagtggaagaaatggggctatagaactctggtggtgggaacagtgtggaattttgcccctagttatttattttttaaatatttatttattcccttttgttgcctttgttgttttattgttgtagttattactgttgttattgatgtcgtcattgttggataggacagagagaaatggagaaaggaggggaagacagagagggggagagaaagatagacacatgtagacctgcttcaccacctgtgaagcgactcccctgcaggtgtagagccaggatccttaagccagtccttacgctttgtgccacatgcacttaacttgctgcgctaccacccgattcccgcCCCTAGTTATTATATAACTATTTAAGTCAatcataaatcactaataaaaataaatcactaataaaaataaatgaaaaattttaaaagagagagccaAAGAGTCATTTCATCATTTTGAGATTGTGCCTTGACATAGATAATGTCCAGGGTTCAGATCTGGCAGCAtatgagtgggagaaagaaagatcaagAGCAGTGATGTATCTGAATGAGTAAGGAGCCCAGAAAGATGAAATGACATTTGTGCAAGGCATTGCCTTGGAAAACAATGTTGATAAAATAAGAGGACAACACTTTCAATTTTTCACACCTATGAGTAAGGGTACCAAACTACATCAATTTCTTGGTGTTTTCTGTAGCAAGGCCCTACTTTGTTGAGCCAATATATAATCAGCCACATTCTCACTTAATTTTTATGCAAGAATCACTGCTTCAGAGCTTCCTAGTTCTCCCTGTGACATTTGAGGACATGGATGCCACTGAGTAGTAAGGGCTTGAGTAAGACCACAATCTAGGTGGTTAGAGAGGTATATTTTCCCTGTAATTCTTCTATGATATATTCACTCATGTTACCccaaccttctttttttaaaaaataatttatttattcatgagaatgataggagtagagaaagaaccagacatcactctgttacatgtgctgcttgggatgggactcaggacctcatggttgagaatccaatactttatccactgcgccacctcccggaccactacccTAACCTTCTTTACCAGGTACatgactaggttcaagcccagcccttatGAAACTGAAAGAGTTTTGAGGTCTCCATCAGTCTCTTAACTTTTGTCTCCATCTAAAACATATATTCACAGGGTCAGtcgtgatgcacctgattgagtgcacgtggTATAATacgaaaggtcccaggttcaagcttctggtcccaaccagcaggggaaagcttctggagtggtgaagcagtgctgcaggtgtctctctgtctctatctaataaataaagataattaaagaattaaaaaaataaaacatatattcaCTCACAAACTTAAGATTATCAAGGGCACCTTGTTTAAACTTGATGGGACCACAGCTATAAAGATATTAAGAGGTATATGGACCAATAGGGTCTAAGTCAgtttgaagcaaaaaaaaaaaaaggggggtgggggatggaggaGCAAAATTACTTACTGCCAGGAGAGATTATAATTTAAgaggtagggcacatgccttatcATAGACTAATTCTCAAGTTCTCAAACCTGGCATTACATGCCAATTCTATGACATTAGAGCAAGTTCCACTGCTATGCTTTATCTCTGTGTATTTGAATTATAAAGTGGTGTATGAGGAGAAAAATCATATACAGTTTAGTCCACTATTCATCAAATATGTACTTGGGGACTGGGGATAGAGCAGAATAGTTACACAATGACATTCAAGGTTGGCGTTTCAAGGTTTAGCCCCTAAGATCACAATAAGGCAGAGGTGAACAGTGTTCTAGTTAGAAATCActatacctaaattagacttcctagcttcttctcatacAAAGGCCATCAgtcaagactatactttcagggatcatttctatattATGTTACAAAAGCCATCAGTCCCATCTACtccattcttacctttaggttactgttattaaaataaataataaataaataagtggtccaggagatggcacagtagataaagcattggattctcaagcatgaggtcccgagttcaatccctggcagcacatgtaccagagtgatctggttctttctctctcctcctatctttctcataaataaataaataaattctttaaaaataaataaataaaataaagtcctgctttatatcataccacCCTTtggccaagttgcagacactaccgtgatgccatcctaacttccctgagcagacaacctcaccaatgtgtcctggaacctcaactcccCAGAGCTGTATCCctctaggaaagatagaaacaggctgggggtataaatcaacccaccaatgtccatgttcaaataaaaatgagaatcaGGAAATGGAATGTACTGTGTTTTCATTGTGAGAGGTATTTTATTTCTTGCCACCactttttataagtgatttaatgattGCCAAATTgtcagataagaggggtacaatttcatactattcaattcccaccatcagtttcatacaccccccccccacacacacacacacagtttctctattctttatctcttgaggaatatggaccaaatatatgtatggggagcagaaggtagaaggtctggtttctgtaattgcttcttcactggacatgggcattgacaggtcaatccatatccacatcccatttctgtctttccctagtgcagtagggctctgtggaggtggagttccaggacatagcAGATTCCCAGTGTGCACTGCCACAAATATATGAcgggtctagacctctaagagatctcACTCTCTCCCATTATAAGTCATTACCATCGAGAATGTCATCATGAGCCCTCTTGTGGGGCTctccaggaacttgccctcactaAAGTAGCAATGATAAGGATTTCCCTAGTCTCTGAAGAGTCACCCTACTTttccatttgaggaagactggtcctgaaatgattgcATGCTAGAATGTCCCTCTGATATTCCAAGGCCTAGTCTCATCACCCCAATACcggcagaggaagcttcataaatggaggAACATGGCTGCAATAATTTCTCCTTAACTttatccccccctttctttcataTCTATCTATAGCTGTATCTATTTAACATGGCAGAAAAGAATGGTGACAATATGCAGatattgagtcccagtgatatccctggtggaaaaaaaagtttttttctttttaactttatttattttctcttttgttgcccttattgtattactgttgtagttattattgttgttgttgttattgatgtcgttgttgttttatagtacagagagaaatggagagaggaggggaagacacagagggggagagaaagataagacacctgcagacctgtttcaccgcctgtgaagcgactcccctgcaggtggggagctggcggctcaaaccgggatcctaacgcctgtccctgcgctttgcgccacacacgcttaaccccctgcgctactgcccgactcctggaaaaaagttttttaagagtaggcagaaattgaaatatgcagggaggggagaaaaaaatatgt from Erinaceus europaeus chromosome 23, mEriEur2.1, whole genome shotgun sequence includes:
- the LOC103123674 gene encoding zinc finger protein 14-like: MAVSQCSVTYEDVTVIFTQEEWALLNPSEKKLYRDVMWETFMNFLSIEKLQGDHSTEEQHNHQGSKQSNIISITGAKKRSQKPQECELNNKVFTYSSHLQNQKINIGEKSYECKQCSKTFSCSSYLRKHERIHSGEKPYECKQCSKTFNRCSSLQDHERTHNGEKPYECKQCNKTFRRSSNLRRHEQTHSGEKPYECKQCSKTFRRSSNLREHERMHSGEKPYHCKNCSETFSCFGILRFHERTHCGEKSYECKQCSKTFSCASYLRTHETIHSGEKLYGCKQCSKAFITSKYLRNHEKTHSREKPYGCKQCSKTFRQPSLLRRHERTHSGEKPYECKQCSKTFRYSSHLRRHERTHSGVKPYECKQCRKTFRRSSNLREHERTHSGEKPYECKQCTKTFSSSSSLRRHEITHSGEKPYECKQCTKTFRFSFSLQKHEKTHSGDKFYECKQCCKTFTQSNLLRTHERIHRGVKHYECKQCHKAFRYSSSLRTHERIHSGEKPYECKQCSKTFSQLSNLRTHERIHSGEKPYECKQCSKTFSQSCSLRIHERTHSGEKPYKCTQCNKTFRFFSSFRTHKRSHSGEKPYECIQFSKTFNCSSYHQTHERTHCGENPYECEQSSKTPEYPSTLKVYERSHSGEDPYEYNQYSKAFHYFNSH